A window from Gottschalkiaceae bacterium SANA encodes these proteins:
- a CDS encoding sensor domain-containing diguanylate cyclase: protein MKNRLSKSFIRYFFFIFIILFLLSGIRYRQESKEMSEHIDEDVENYFQLIENRMRITYEDRIRDLVYTRELTESLLAEEVSPQQISRFYYELSKSKELYDQIRYLDDEGHEQIRINFEAGNPRIVMEDELQDKSQRYYFIESAKLKQDEIYMSLLDLNVENGKVEWPVKPMIRMGMRVEDAQGSPIGVVILNYLAENWIQTESQILSTADGHMIEFQTLQIVNEEGYYLQHENDEYEWGFMIAEREEANFARKFPLLWEQREHGNLVNIEDKQGVVYLKRIAALVPEGAYQAEPYKLGYLAYQFPKKLYDGYFVEIKQEWASLIGLSIFFALLTAFFLEASVKSRKEKLNMLHQLANRDELTGLLNKSGFLAKVPSERKRWNDGVLAIGYFDIDDFKTINDTYGHAVGDEVLIEVGKRLQEVLRERDLPARIHGDEFNMLLKLRKKIDAKVVARRLINRMKDPIETSVDQIHVTVSLGIAFIQEGQSFEEVAERADRLMYDVKRSGKSDYRIEGLASETES from the coding sequence ATGAAAAATCGATTATCAAAATCATTTATCCGGTATTTCTTTTTTATTTTCATCATTCTATTTTTACTTTCAGGGATTCGTTATCGACAAGAAAGCAAGGAGATGAGTGAACATATTGATGAAGATGTGGAAAACTATTTCCAACTTATTGAAAATAGAATGAGGATAACATATGAGGATCGGATTCGAGATCTGGTTTATACCCGAGAATTGACGGAGTCATTATTGGCTGAGGAGGTAAGTCCTCAGCAGATTTCCAGATTTTATTATGAATTGTCCAAGTCAAAAGAATTATATGATCAAATCCGATATTTAGATGATGAAGGGCACGAACAGATTCGAATTAATTTTGAAGCTGGAAACCCAAGAATTGTCATGGAAGATGAACTTCAAGATAAATCACAGCGCTATTATTTTATAGAATCAGCTAAACTGAAACAAGATGAGATTTATATGTCGCTACTAGACCTGAATGTTGAAAATGGAAAAGTAGAATGGCCGGTAAAACCCATGATCCGAATGGGCATGCGTGTGGAAGATGCACAAGGAAGTCCAATTGGGGTTGTAATTTTGAATTACCTAGCTGAAAATTGGATACAGACCGAGTCGCAAATCTTATCTACAGCAGATGGCCATATGATTGAGTTTCAGACCTTGCAGATCGTCAATGAAGAGGGCTATTATTTGCAACATGAGAATGATGAGTATGAATGGGGATTCATGATAGCAGAAAGAGAAGAAGCAAATTTTGCGAGGAAATTTCCTTTGCTTTGGGAGCAAAGAGAACATGGAAACCTAGTGAATATAGAAGATAAGCAGGGCGTGGTGTATCTAAAGAGGATTGCAGCACTTGTTCCAGAGGGAGCCTATCAAGCGGAGCCTTATAAGTTGGGGTATTTGGCTTATCAGTTTCCCAAAAAATTATATGATGGATATTTTGTAGAAATTAAACAGGAATGGGCGAGTTTGATAGGCTTATCGATTTTCTTTGCGCTATTGACGGCATTTTTTTTAGAAGCCTCAGTAAAGTCACGCAAAGAAAAGTTGAATATGCTGCACCAGCTAGCTAATCGTGATGAATTGACAGGTCTTTTAAATAAGTCGGGTTTTTTAGCAAAGGTACCGAGTGAAAGAAAACGTTGGAATGATGGTGTTTTAGCCATTGGATATTTCGATATTGATGATTTCAAGACAATTAATGACACCTATGGTCATGCGGTGGGTGATGAGGTATTGATTGAGGTGGGAAAAAGGTTGCAAGAAGTATTGCGGGAGCGAGATCTGCCAGCGCGTATTCACGGCGATGAGTTTAATATGCTCTTAAAACTAAGAAAGAAGATTGACGCCAAAGTCGTTGCCCGTCGTTTGATCAATCGGATGAAGGATCCGATTGAAACTTCAGTTGATCAGATTCATGTGACGGTATCACTGGGCATCGCTTTTATCCAAGAAGGCCAATCTTTTGAAGAGGTGGCAGAACGTGCGGATCGACTGATGTATGATGTGAAACGGTCAGGTAAGTCAGATTATCGCATTGAAGGGCTTGCGTCTGAGACTGAATCATGA
- a CDS encoding formate C-acetyltransferase, which yields MNRFQKMKQSLLGVQRQISIERARYYTESHRQTVGESTIIRRAKATAHILDSVEISLRDGEILAGNRTVKPRSGILSPEMSPYWIYEERNTLGSRPQDPFVFLDADLKEFEEKIYPYWKGRSLKDEIEGLIPTNVQAARDTKIVKLNQTDKGQGHIIPDFERSMKLGIVGLLEEVEGQSPQTETHQAMSITLRATSRHILRYGEWIEREKIEESDPKRAEELEELRHMVVRMATEAPQSFYEAVQLFWFLNLALQYESNASSISCGRFDQYMFPFLQRDLKKGIPECELKDILRMLWIKMNDVVLLRSQESAKYFAGFPTGYTIILGGVDTEGCNAVNLLSEWILDTYADIKLPQPNLGVRVNERTPDRFFKKTVETIRLGTGIPQVFNDEVIIPGFLNRGISLSDARDYAVVGCVELSLPGKLYGLHDIALFNLVKVLEVVLHEQSSKITSYRCLVDTIKATISEYVQRMVEGSNVVDGAHAKFAPIPLLSSLMEECVETSKDVTAGGMKYNFSGVQGIGTANLSDALYAIKQVVYEEKQMSLEDLSRILASDYEDEEIFRHRLIHRYKKFGNDQEEVDIIGADMLRFYCEEVVKYKNSRGGHFMPGSYTVSAHVPLGQAVGATPDGRKAREQLADGGLSPMVGRDKEGPTAVLKSVSRLDHVLLTNGSLLNVKFHPATLEGEAGIRRMVGYLKAYMRLKIQHIQFNIVSAETLRDAQAHPERYSDLVIRVAGYSAIFVELNKRIQEDIIARTEHQL from the coding sequence ATGAATCGATTTCAAAAAATGAAACAATCGCTTCTTGGCGTTCAACGGCAGATTTCCATTGAGCGGGCAAGGTATTATACAGAAAGCCATCGCCAAACGGTGGGGGAATCTACAATTATACGTCGCGCCAAGGCAACTGCGCATATTTTGGACTCTGTTGAGATTTCTTTGCGGGATGGAGAGATACTAGCAGGAAACCGAACGGTAAAGCCACGAAGTGGGATTTTATCTCCAGAGATGAGTCCCTATTGGATTTATGAGGAGCGAAATACCCTCGGCTCACGGCCGCAAGATCCCTTTGTTTTTCTAGATGCAGATTTGAAAGAATTTGAAGAAAAAATATATCCTTATTGGAAGGGTCGCAGTTTGAAGGATGAAATTGAGGGTCTGATTCCTACAAATGTGCAGGCAGCGCGGGATACAAAAATAGTAAAACTGAACCAAACAGATAAGGGACAAGGTCATATTATTCCAGATTTTGAACGGAGCATGAAGTTGGGAATCGTTGGATTGCTAGAAGAGGTGGAAGGACAGTCGCCTCAAACGGAGACCCATCAAGCCATGTCGATTACCTTGCGAGCCACCTCTCGTCATATCCTTCGTTACGGTGAATGGATTGAAAGGGAGAAGATTGAAGAGTCGGATCCAAAACGTGCAGAAGAGTTGGAAGAACTCCGTCATATGGTTGTAAGAATGGCCACCGAAGCGCCGCAATCCTTTTACGAAGCGGTACAATTGTTTTGGTTTCTCAATCTTGCTCTTCAATATGAGTCAAATGCTTCAAGTATTTCTTGTGGTCGCTTTGATCAGTATATGTTTCCCTTTTTACAGCGAGACTTGAAAAAGGGAATTCCAGAATGTGAATTGAAAGATATTTTGAGAATGCTTTGGATCAAAATGAATGACGTGGTTCTACTTCGAAGCCAGGAAAGCGCAAAATATTTTGCCGGATTTCCAACAGGGTACACGATTATCCTTGGCGGTGTGGACACAGAGGGCTGCAATGCGGTCAATCTCTTGTCGGAGTGGATTTTAGATACTTATGCGGACATTAAGTTGCCGCAGCCCAATCTGGGTGTGCGTGTCAATGAACGGACACCAGACCGTTTCTTTAAGAAAACGGTAGAGACCATTCGGTTAGGGACTGGAATTCCTCAGGTCTTTAACGATGAGGTAATTATTCCCGGATTTTTAAATCGTGGCATTTCGCTATCCGATGCACGAGATTATGCCGTCGTCGGCTGCGTAGAATTAAGTCTGCCGGGAAAACTATACGGATTACATGATATTGCCCTTTTCAACCTAGTCAAGGTTTTAGAAGTTGTTTTACATGAGCAGTCATCCAAAATCACCTCCTATCGGTGTTTGGTTGATACCATCAAGGCCACCATCAGCGAATATGTACAAAGAATGGTGGAAGGATCGAATGTAGTGGACGGAGCCCACGCGAAATTCGCGCCGATTCCACTGCTTTCCTCCTTGATGGAAGAATGTGTGGAAACCAGCAAAGATGTAACGGCGGGAGGCATGAAATACAATTTTTCAGGCGTTCAGGGGATCGGAACAGCGAACCTAAGTGACGCCTTGTACGCGATTAAGCAGGTGGTTTATGAAGAAAAACAGATGAGTCTTGAGGATTTGAGTCGAATTCTAGCCTCGGATTACGAAGACGAAGAAATCTTCCGTCATCGATTGATCCATCGCTACAAGAAATTCGGAAACGATCAGGAAGAGGTTGATATCATTGGCGCTGACATGCTGCGTTTCTATTGTGAAGAAGTCGTAAAATATAAAAACAGTCGCGGTGGTCATTTTATGCCGGGATCCTATACGGTTTCCGCCCATGTGCCTTTGGGTCAAGCGGTAGGGGCGACGCCAGACGGTCGAAAAGCAAGGGAGCAACTGGCAGACGGCGGTCTTTCGCCCATGGTCGGTCGGGACAAAGAGGGACCAACAGCGGTATTGAAGTCAGTATCAAGACTGGATCATGTACTCTTAACCAATGGATCATTGTTGAATGTGAAATTTCATCCAGCAACCCTAGAAGGAGAAGCGGGTATTCGACGAATGGTGGGGTATTTAAAGGCGTATATGCGGCTGAAAATTCAACATATCCAGTTTAATATTGTTTCTGCCGAAACGCTGAGGGATGCCCAGGCGCATCCGGAGCGATATTCGGATCTGGTGATTCGAGTTGCTGGATATTCCGCGATCTTTGTTGAGTTGAACAAGCGGATTCAAGAGGATATTATTGCACGGACTGAACATCAATTATAA
- a CDS encoding isoprenylcysteine carboxylmethyltransferase family protein produces MGILLIVPVLILRYGWMRILNPQLLPYAAIFPHGEGRDEWKTKLNAWIVNGIIFSPILTRIQGSFFGWLIYGAGLLVIGVAVSGFSKRNSVGFCDQGIYRRSRNPMYLGYVLAFLGTGLLIQAWFYWIFFIPFVLTLPAVIEAEEQWCLREYGASYQAYMAHVSRYWGRS; encoded by the coding sequence ATGGGAATTCTATTAATTGTACCGGTTTTGATTTTACGCTATGGATGGATGAGAATCTTGAATCCTCAGCTATTGCCATATGCAGCGATTTTCCCTCATGGAGAAGGTCGCGATGAATGGAAGACGAAACTCAATGCTTGGATTGTGAATGGAATTATTTTCAGTCCCATTCTAACGCGCATACAAGGTTCTTTTTTTGGATGGTTGATCTATGGGGCGGGTTTGCTTGTTATTGGCGTAGCCGTTTCTGGATTTTCAAAACGCAATTCAGTTGGGTTTTGCGATCAGGGGATCTACCGGCGATCGAGAAATCCCATGTATCTGGGTTATGTGCTGGCCTTTTTAGGAACCGGTCTTTTAATTCAGGCCTGGTTTTATTGGATTTTCTTTATTCCTTTTGTACTAACGCTTCCTGCTGTGATTGAGGCTGAAGAGCAATGGTGCCTGCGGGAATACGGTGCATCCTATCAGGCCTATATGGCTCACGTGTCACGCTATTGGGGAAGAAGTTGA
- a CDS encoding DNA topoisomerase III: MSKRLILAEKPSVGKEIARVLACKKPIHGGLEGDDAIVTWAFGHLVTLAGPEKYDEKYKHWKMSDLPMLPTPLKLELIPQGKKQFFEIKKMLTRSDVTEVVIATDAGREGELVARWILKLAGCKKPMQRLWISSQTDKAITDGFKNLKPARNYDSLYEAAQARSEADWYLGLNITRALTCKYNAQLSAGRVQTPTLYMVVAKEEEIQAFQSRPFWRLTGSHKGVTYTSAHSHQVFNQEEAKKRLAAGKEETAVVKVIEVKQKEIPAPQLYDLTSLQIDANRRYGMGAKQTLRSLQVLYERHKLVSYPRTDSRVLTSDLVATLPERLEALMGGTMKKEAYQRLKKGVQVTKRLVNDKLVSDHHALIPTEESVFLSDLSKDERRIYDLIVVRFLEAIAEPAKIETFKVKVGLGAEIFSATTTKSVSPGWKAIAGELQSDNLPKVKEGEVLEHFSLRLKEERTQPPERYTEATLLRDMENPKRFVKEEAMKMTLDQTGGIGTVATRADILEKLYAVGYFEEKQGHIFPTSKGKQLIELVPEMVKSPALTAKWEGEFNQIQHQMRKRQSFIGEIKEKTKELVQGIERSEAIYRHDNQTNTPCPDCGKRLLRVKNKNGERLVCPDRECGYKKNVSKVTNARCPECHKKLIMMGEGDQKFFKCNTCGFRESLKSWEKKNAKKKQQMNKREASKYIQKMKKQKEEPMNNALADALKNFKFDE; this comes from the coding sequence ATGAGTAAACGATTGATATTGGCGGAGAAACCCTCCGTTGGAAAAGAGATAGCACGCGTATTGGCCTGCAAGAAGCCTATTCATGGTGGATTGGAAGGCGATGACGCCATCGTGACCTGGGCGTTTGGACATTTAGTGACCCTGGCAGGGCCAGAAAAGTATGACGAAAAGTACAAGCATTGGAAGATGAGCGATTTGCCCATGTTACCGACGCCCCTAAAACTTGAACTAATTCCCCAGGGCAAGAAACAATTCTTTGAAATTAAGAAGATGCTGACTCGTTCCGATGTGACAGAAGTGGTCATTGCAACAGATGCGGGCCGGGAAGGGGAGCTAGTTGCTCGATGGATCTTGAAGCTGGCTGGGTGTAAAAAACCGATGCAGCGCTTGTGGATCTCGTCTCAGACTGATAAGGCAATTACGGACGGATTTAAGAATCTAAAACCTGCGAGGAATTACGATTCCTTGTATGAAGCAGCTCAAGCTCGATCCGAGGCTGACTGGTATCTGGGATTGAATATAACCCGCGCTTTAACCTGTAAATACAATGCGCAATTGTCTGCTGGTCGGGTGCAAACCCCAACCTTGTATATGGTGGTGGCAAAGGAAGAGGAAATTCAAGCCTTTCAAAGCCGTCCTTTCTGGCGTTTAACGGGGAGCCATAAGGGGGTAACTTATACCTCTGCCCATTCTCATCAAGTATTTAATCAAGAGGAAGCCAAAAAACGATTGGCGGCAGGGAAAGAGGAGACCGCGGTGGTTAAGGTCATCGAGGTCAAACAAAAGGAAATTCCTGCACCGCAATTATATGATTTGACGAGCCTGCAGATTGATGCAAATCGTCGATACGGCATGGGGGCAAAACAAACCCTGAGGTCTCTTCAGGTTTTATATGAGCGTCATAAGTTGGTCTCTTATCCAAGAACGGATTCGAGGGTGTTGACCAGTGACTTGGTCGCAACCCTGCCAGAACGATTGGAAGCCTTGATGGGTGGAACCATGAAAAAGGAAGCCTATCAACGGTTGAAAAAAGGGGTGCAGGTGACCAAGCGCTTGGTTAATGATAAGCTGGTTTCCGATCACCACGCTTTGATTCCAACGGAGGAGTCTGTTTTTCTTTCAGATCTATCTAAGGATGAGCGGCGCATCTATGATTTGATTGTGGTTCGATTTTTAGAGGCGATTGCGGAACCGGCTAAAATAGAAACCTTCAAGGTAAAAGTGGGCCTTGGGGCAGAGATCTTTTCAGCAACCACAACGAAGAGTGTGAGCCCGGGCTGGAAAGCTATAGCGGGAGAGCTGCAATCGGATAATCTGCCGAAGGTGAAAGAGGGCGAGGTCCTTGAACACTTTAGTCTTCGCCTTAAGGAAGAACGTACCCAGCCGCCAGAGCGATATACCGAAGCGACCTTGCTTCGAGATATGGAAAATCCCAAGCGATTTGTCAAAGAGGAAGCGATGAAAATGACTCTGGATCAAACTGGGGGGATTGGTACCGTGGCAACACGGGCTGATATCTTGGAGAAGCTCTATGCAGTTGGATATTTTGAAGAAAAACAGGGACATATTTTTCCAACGTCAAAGGGAAAACAACTCATTGAGTTGGTACCGGAGATGGTGAAATCCCCTGCGCTTACAGCAAAGTGGGAAGGCGAGTTCAATCAAATTCAACACCAGATGCGCAAGCGACAGTCCTTTATCGGTGAGATTAAAGAAAAAACGAAGGAATTGGTTCAGGGAATCGAGCGGTCGGAGGCAATTTATCGCCATGACAATCAGACAAATACCCCTTGCCCGGACTGTGGAAAACGACTGTTACGTGTGAAGAATAAGAATGGAGAACGATTGGTTTGCCCGGATCGGGAGTGTGGATACAAAAAGAATGTTTCGAAAGTAACCAATGCAAGATGCCCGGAATGCCATAAGAAGTTGATCATGATGGGGGAAGGCGATCAAAAGTTCTTCAAATGTAATACCTGTGGGTTCAGGGAAAGTCTGAAGTCTTGGGAAAAGAAAAATGCAAAGAAAAAACAGCAGATGAATAAGCGAGAAGCAAGCAAATATATTCAGAAGATGAAGAAGCAAAAGGAAGAACCGATGAATAACGCATTGGCTGATGCTTTGAAGAATTTCAAATTTGATGAATAA
- a CDS encoding glycyl-radical enzyme activating protein yields MHGLNINYKDDEMEKALIMNVQKFSLHDGGGIRTLIFLKGCALHCPWCANPESQNREIEVMRKPSLCIQCSAPSCKACTQAPEHCPTGAMCEIGEWMDVDQLVEIAKKDAIFYDATGGGVTFSGGEPMEWAAFLKESIPKLKEEGLHVAVETCGAGPLEAYQVLAQQVDLWLFDLKMADNELSKKILGASFDALFERMTVLKEAGARVIVRIPLIPKYTSTEKNLMTLAKRVQEAGIGEVHLLPFHQYGEGKYQALNRTYEFAGMAPMKDEEAEECAEYFRSRGIRVQIGG; encoded by the coding sequence TTGCACGGACTGAACATCAATTATAAGGATGATGAGATGGAAAAAGCGTTGATAATGAATGTACAAAAATTCAGTCTCCATGATGGTGGTGGGATTCGCACCTTGATTTTTTTAAAGGGATGTGCGCTTCACTGTCCTTGGTGTGCCAATCCGGAAAGTCAGAATCGCGAGATTGAAGTCATGCGTAAGCCGAGTCTTTGCATCCAATGCAGCGCGCCTAGTTGTAAGGCATGTACCCAGGCACCAGAGCATTGTCCAACAGGGGCTATGTGCGAGATTGGAGAGTGGATGGATGTCGATCAGCTTGTAGAGATTGCGAAAAAAGATGCGATCTTTTATGATGCAACAGGAGGTGGGGTTACCTTTTCAGGGGGAGAACCCATGGAATGGGCTGCGTTTTTAAAAGAGTCCATACCCAAGCTGAAAGAAGAGGGACTGCATGTGGCAGTGGAAACATGCGGCGCCGGACCTCTGGAAGCCTATCAAGTCTTGGCGCAGCAAGTGGATCTTTGGCTTTTTGACTTGAAGATGGCAGATAATGAATTGTCAAAAAAAATTCTGGGCGCATCTTTTGATGCCCTATTTGAGCGGATGACGGTTTTGAAGGAAGCAGGGGCTCGGGTGATTGTCAGAATTCCCCTGATACCGAAATACACGTCAACGGAAAAGAATTTGATGACCTTGGCGAAGCGGGTACAGGAAGCGGGGATTGGCGAGGTTCATCTTCTGCCTTTTCATCAGTATGGCGAAGGCAAATACCAAGCATTAAATCGCACTTATGAATTCGCGGGTATGGCGCCTATGAAAGACGAGGAAGCCGAAGAGTGTGCGGAATACTTCCGGAGTCGTGGAATTCGGGTGCAAATCGGTGGATAA
- a CDS encoding PFL family protein, whose translation MIDSKSIFETNQMIEKEKLDIRTITMGISLLDCISSSQEETREKVYNKIVDSAKDLVETARQIEIEYGVPIINTRISITPVAMLVQNGTVADAVEMAKTLDRAAVTVGVNFIGGFSALVQKGFTKGDRNLIAAIPQALDVTERVCSSVNVGDTRSGINMDAVKWMGEIIQETAKRTADRDGIGCAKLVVFANAVEDNPFMAGAFHGVGEAEKVIHVGISGPGVIKCALEKVKGQPMDEVAQTIKKMAFKITRAGQLVANEAAKRLGVPFGIIDLSLAPTPAVGDSVARILEEIGLEMVGTHGTTMALAMLNDAVKKGGIMASSHVGGLSGAFIPVSEDEGMIAAVKAGAINIEKLEAMTCVCSVGLDMIAVPGDTPATTLAAMIADEAAIGVINHKTTAVRVIPVFGKAVGDEVHFGGLLGSAPIMKVNKFSSADLINRGGRMPAPVHSFKN comes from the coding sequence ATGATTGATTCGAAAAGTATATTTGAAACTAATCAAATGATTGAAAAAGAGAAGTTGGATATCCGAACAATTACCATGGGCATTTCTCTTTTAGACTGTATTTCTTCTAGCCAGGAAGAAACCAGAGAAAAGGTCTATAACAAGATTGTGGATTCTGCCAAGGATTTGGTTGAAACGGCTCGTCAGATCGAAATCGAATACGGTGTGCCGATTATTAATACGAGAATTTCCATTACTCCAGTTGCCATGTTGGTACAAAATGGAACCGTTGCCGATGCGGTGGAAATGGCAAAGACATTGGATCGCGCCGCAGTAACCGTGGGCGTAAACTTTATTGGCGGATTTTCCGCTTTGGTACAAAAGGGATTTACCAAAGGTGACCGAAACTTGATTGCTGCCATTCCTCAAGCCTTGGATGTAACGGAGAGGGTCTGTTCTTCCGTGAATGTAGGGGATACGCGATCGGGCATTAATATGGATGCAGTGAAATGGATGGGTGAAATTATTCAGGAAACAGCAAAACGAACAGCAGATCGAGACGGGATTGGCTGTGCCAAACTGGTTGTATTCGCCAATGCGGTAGAGGATAATCCTTTTATGGCAGGTGCCTTTCACGGTGTTGGGGAAGCGGAAAAGGTGATTCATGTAGGGATCAGTGGTCCCGGTGTGATCAAATGTGCCCTGGAAAAGGTCAAGGGTCAACCCATGGACGAGGTGGCACAAACCATTAAAAAGATGGCCTTTAAGATCACAAGAGCCGGGCAATTGGTTGCCAATGAAGCGGCGAAACGCTTGGGTGTTCCATTTGGCATTATTGATCTTTCCTTGGCGCCGACTCCAGCAGTAGGCGATAGTGTAGCCCGTATTCTGGAAGAGATTGGTCTTGAAATGGTAGGAACCCACGGTACGACCATGGCACTTGCTATGCTGAATGATGCCGTGAAAAAAGGTGGCATTATGGCATCCTCTCATGTGGGAGGATTGTCGGGCGCATTTATTCCGGTCAGTGAAGATGAAGGCATGATCGCTGCAGTCAAAGCAGGAGCGATTAATATTGAAAAGCTGGAAGCCATGACCTGTGTATGTTCTGTTGGTCTTGATATGATTGCTGTTCCGGGGGATACCCCAGCAACTACCCTTGCCGCCATGATTGCGGATGAGGCGGCCATCGGAGTCATCAATCACAAGACAACAGCAGTGCGGGTAATTCCTGTGTTTGGTAAGGCTGTTGGTGATGAGGTTCACTTCGGTGGATTGTTGGGAAGCGCACCAATCATGAAGGTCAACAAATTCAGCTCTGCAGACTTGATTAATCGGGGCGGACGTATGCCGGCACCCGTGCACAGTTTTAAAAACTAG
- a CDS encoding DeoR/GlpR family DNA-binding transcription regulator, with translation MFPQERMSQIIQILKQEGRVRVKDLSQQFGMSEDAIRKDLQALEKEGILERTYGGGILKTLPVEIQPIDARRSTLSLGQHQIAKKAMALIEPKDVIFLDISSTTLALAEELVAYKHPLTVVTNDLEILYRLCRNPHLRMVCPGGVYNQDEGGFTGTETMENLTRIRVNKIFMSTCGIPADLGIMTYNIDDGNTKRVLMSIAHQKILLVETKKFHSSGLYQFANLKDFDYIISEKPLESEIQARIAEYPIHLL, from the coding sequence ATGTTTCCTCAAGAACGCATGTCTCAAATTATACAAATTTTAAAACAAGAAGGCCGGGTTCGTGTTAAAGACCTAAGCCAACAGTTCGGCATGTCGGAAGATGCCATTCGAAAAGACCTTCAAGCCCTTGAAAAGGAAGGCATCCTAGAACGAACCTATGGCGGTGGAATTTTAAAAACCCTGCCTGTTGAAATTCAGCCTATCGATGCGCGACGTTCAACCCTGTCTTTGGGGCAGCATCAGATTGCGAAAAAAGCCATGGCGCTCATTGAACCCAAAGATGTGATCTTTCTTGACATCTCTTCCACCACTCTTGCCTTGGCAGAAGAATTGGTGGCTTACAAGCATCCCCTTACGGTCGTCACCAACGACCTGGAAATTCTCTACAGACTCTGTCGCAATCCACATCTGCGCATGGTTTGCCCCGGCGGTGTTTACAACCAGGATGAAGGCGGTTTCACTGGGACAGAAACCATGGAAAATCTGACTCGTATTCGAGTGAACAAGATCTTTATGTCTACCTGCGGGATTCCAGCCGACTTAGGTATCATGACCTACAATATTGATGACGGAAACACCAAACGCGTTTTAATGTCGATTGCTCATCAGAAAATTCTTTTGGTGGAAACAAAGAAATTTCACTCATCTGGATTGTATCAATTTGCAAACCTAAAGGATTTCGATTACATTATCAGTGAAAAACCTTTGGAGTCGGAGATTCAAGCACGCATCGCAGAATATCCGATCCATCTACTCTAA
- the deoB gene encoding phosphopentomutase, with product METKKYKRVFTVVIDSLGIGALPDSEQYGDHGVNTLAHIADSVDTFKIPNLQKLGLGNLCSMKQVTPVERPMAVYTKLAEMSTGKDTMTGHWEMMGLHITTPFQTFTETGFPKELIDELEKRTGHKVIGNKSSSGTVILDEFAEEEIATGNMIVYTSADSVLQICGHEESFGLDELYRCCEIARELTMKEEWRVGRIIARPYLGNKIGEFKRTSNRHDYALKPYSKTALDALKAENFDVISVGKISDIFCDEGITESNRSKSSVHGMEQTIEIAKRDFTGLCFTNLVDFDALWGHRRNPVGYAEELERFDEKLGLLLEVLGQDDLLIITADHGNDPTYEGSDHTREYVPFLAYSPSMAEGKEIKAQSTFAVIGATIADNFNVAMPNNTIGHTILNELE from the coding sequence ATGGAAACGAAAAAATACAAACGCGTATTTACGGTCGTAATTGACTCTTTGGGTATTGGCGCTTTGCCTGACTCGGAACAATACGGCGACCACGGTGTCAACACACTGGCCCATATCGCAGATAGTGTTGACACGTTCAAGATTCCCAATCTTCAAAAACTGGGACTCGGAAATCTTTGCTCCATGAAACAAGTAACACCTGTAGAAAGACCCATGGCAGTCTACACAAAACTAGCGGAAATGAGTACTGGTAAAGATACAATGACGGGTCACTGGGAAATGATGGGCTTGCATATTACAACTCCCTTTCAAACATTTACGGAGACTGGATTCCCAAAAGAATTAATTGATGAATTGGAAAAAAGAACGGGACACAAAGTCATCGGAAACAAAAGCTCAAGCGGCACGGTCATTTTAGATGAATTTGCCGAAGAGGAAATTGCAACAGGCAATATGATCGTCTATACCTCTGCTGATTCCGTCTTGCAAATCTGTGGGCACGAAGAATCCTTTGGACTGGATGAACTATACCGTTGCTGTGAGATTGCCCGTGAATTGACCATGAAGGAAGAATGGCGTGTCGGTAGAATTATTGCCCGCCCGTACTTGGGTAACAAGATCGGCGAGTTCAAACGAACCAGCAATCGACACGATTATGCACTAAAACCATACAGCAAAACAGCCTTGGATGCACTGAAAGCGGAAAACTTCGATGTAATCTCCGTCGGCAAGATCTCGGATATCTTCTGCGACGAGGGCATTACAGAATCAAACCGTTCAAAGAGTTCGGTACACGGCATGGAACAAACCATCGAAATTGCCAAGCGTGATTTTACCGGTCTTTGTTTCACCAACCTTGTAGATTTCGACGCCCTTTGGGGACACCGACGCAATCCGGTTGGCTACGCAGAGGAATTAGAGCGCTTCGACGAGAAACTGGGACTTCTTCTGGAAGTTTTAGGCCAAGATGATTTGTTAATTATCACAGCCGATCATGGTAATGATCCAACCTATGAAGGAAGCGACCATACACGAGAATATGTTCCTTTCCTTGCCTATTCACCATCCATGGCTGAAGGAAAAGAGATTAAAGCACAGAGCACCTTTGCAGTAATCGGTGCGACCATCGCCGATAACTTCAATGTTGCCATGCCGAATAATACCATTGGGCATACCATTTTAAACGAACTAGAATAA